Proteins encoded in a region of the Clostridium beijerinckii genome:
- a CDS encoding TetR/AcrR family transcriptional regulator: MSTISRKEKEKLAREKDIINAAEKVFTVMGYNDASMEAIAKEAQFTRKTLYQYFTDKEDLLFTVIIRGFERLLCTLKNAVVNGNNGYDKLKHLINAYCQFYKEAPNTLNLMNYIGYIKPTAENTAKRIEFNKVSEQLAHEIAKIIDEGKADGSIRSDFDTMRLTHSAEFLITGFFHMFSISGKTFTEHFLLNEDDFINFSMNLLCDIFHEKK, encoded by the coding sequence ATGAGCACAATTTCTAGAAAAGAAAAAGAAAAACTAGCAAGAGAAAAAGATATCATAAATGCTGCTGAAAAAGTCTTTACTGTAATGGGATATAATGATGCCTCAATGGAAGCGATAGCTAAGGAAGCTCAATTTACCAGAAAGACTCTTTATCAATATTTTACAGATAAAGAAGATTTATTGTTTACAGTTATAATTAGAGGATTTGAGAGACTTTTATGTACCCTTAAAAACGCAGTTGTAAATGGGAATAATGGATATGATAAGCTTAAGCACTTAATAAATGCTTATTGTCAATTTTATAAGGAAGCTCCTAATACATTGAATTTAATGAATTATATTGGATACATTAAGCCTACAGCGGAAAATACTGCTAAACGTATTGAGTTTAATAAAGTTAGCGAGCAATTGGCTCATGAAATTGCAAAAATAATTGATGAAGGAAAAGCAGATGGAAGTATACGGTCAGATTTTGACACAATGAGATTAACTCATTCTGCCGAATTTTTAATAACAGGATTCTTTCATATGTTTTCTATATCAGGCAAAACATTTACAGAGCATTTTTTACTTAATGAAGATGATTTTATAAACTTTAGCATGAATTTATTATGCGATATATTTCATGAAAAAAAATAG
- a CDS encoding NADP-dependent oxidoreductase has product MITTIQNEKDISANTMKAIRFHEFGGPDVLRYEEVPRPELKPGEVLVRVHAIGINPPDWYVREGMKILPPEMRPTIPLPYIPGTDISGVVEAVAADVKDFSIGDDVFGMVRFPKHGSNAYAEYVAAPASDLALKPAGIDHVHAAAAPMSGLTAWQYLIDLGHNEPNPLQPTPHRPVPLSGKTVLINGAGGGVGHFAVQLAKWKGAHVIAVASGAHETFLRELGADEFIDYTKNLPEDVVHDADLVIDTIGGQTTGRFLRTLKQGGALFPIFFGSADAEEVAKLSVTVSMLQVRSNGSQLAELGLLLDSGAVRVAIDSTFPLADARKAHERAARGHIQGKIVLTVV; this is encoded by the coding sequence ATGATTACTACAATTCAAAATGAGAAAGATATTTCGGCAAACACTATGAAGGCAATTCGGTTTCATGAGTTCGGTGGTCCTGATGTGCTACGTTACGAAGAGGTGCCGCGTCCTGAACTGAAGCCAGGCGAGGTGCTCGTTCGCGTTCACGCAATCGGCATCAATCCACCCGACTGGTACGTGCGTGAAGGGATGAAGATCCTTCCTCCCGAGATGAGGCCGACTATACCCTTACCTTACATTCCTGGGACAGATATATCCGGAGTTGTCGAGGCTGTAGCTGCGGATGTGAAGGACTTTTCCATAGGCGACGACGTTTTCGGCATGGTTCGTTTTCCCAAACATGGGAGTAATGCTTATGCAGAGTATGTTGCTGCTCCTGCATCGGACCTAGCATTAAAGCCTGCCGGCATCGATCACGTGCATGCAGCAGCGGCGCCGATGTCAGGGCTCACTGCGTGGCAGTACTTGATTGACCTTGGGCATAATGAACCAAACCCGCTTCAACCGACGCCGCATCGCCCAGTGCCGCTTAGCGGCAAGACTGTGCTTATAAATGGTGCTGGAGGCGGAGTGGGACATTTCGCCGTACAGCTGGCCAAATGGAAGGGGGCTCATGTCATCGCCGTGGCATCAGGTGCGCATGAGACGTTCCTTCGCGAACTTGGTGCAGACGAATTCATCGACTACACCAAGAACCTTCCTGAGGATGTCGTACATGACGCTGATCTCGTTATCGACACCATTGGTGGTCAAACAACCGGTCGTTTCTTGCGCACACTCAAGCAGGGCGGCGCTTTGTTTCCGATTTTCTTTGGTTCCGCTGACGCCGAGGAGGTTGCAAAGCTTAGTGTAACAGTTTCAATGCTCCAAGTTCGCTCGAACGGTTCACAGCTCGCGGAATTGGGACTATTACTTGATTCAGGGGCAGTGCGCGTTGCAATAGACAGCACGTTCCCGCTTGCTGATGCTCGCAAGGCGCACGAGCGAGCTGCCCGCGGGCACATCCAAGGCAAGATCGTGCTTACAGTTGTGTAA
- a CDS encoding flavodoxin family protein, protein MKKDIKIVAVISSPNINGNTASLVREALNGAKEEGASVTEVFLENYKLEFCKGCLICNAKGECPIPDGFEEIRKLIYEADGIVLGSPTYALEYNALMKCFFERLGTYTLYASMLGGKYGVGISTSYNRNGAKKVAKKLTSIFKFGIFERSYVSGILGVHTMVNGVEKKVSESTDDLRKANELGRKIAKDIKQNNRYRFQNIIMRLVIALYLKPIFKNFISKNKEGKECASYNCLHQRGLI, encoded by the coding sequence ATGAAAAAAGATATTAAAATTGTTGCAGTGATAAGTAGTCCAAATATTAATGGTAATACTGCCTCACTTGTGAGAGAAGCACTTAATGGTGCCAAAGAGGAGGGAGCATCTGTAACGGAAGTATTTCTTGAAAATTATAAGCTTGAGTTTTGCAAAGGATGCTTAATATGTAATGCCAAAGGTGAATGTCCTATTCCTGATGGCTTTGAAGAAATTAGAAAACTTATTTATGAGGCAGACGGAATTGTATTGGGCTCTCCAACCTATGCTTTAGAGTATAATGCATTAATGAAATGCTTTTTTGAACGTTTGGGAACTTATACTCTATATGCCTCTATGCTTGGGGGAAAGTATGGTGTTGGAATATCCACATCCTACAACAGAAATGGAGCAAAAAAAGTAGCAAAGAAACTTACCAGCATATTTAAATTTGGAATATTTGAGAGAAGTTATGTTTCAGGAATTTTAGGAGTTCATACTATGGTTAATGGAGTTGAAAAGAAAGTTAGTGAAAGCACTGATGATTTAAGGAAGGCTAATGAACTTGGAAGAAAAATAGCAAAAGATATAAAACAAAATAATAGATATCGTTTCCAAAATATAATTATGAGATTAGTGATTGCATTATACTTAAAACCTATTTTTAAAAATTTTATTTCGAAAAATAAAGAAGGAAAAGAATGTGCGTCATATAATTGTCTTCACCAAAGAGGATTAATTTAA
- a CDS encoding sigma-70 family RNA polymerase sigma factor, whose amino-acid sequence MDFNYIEVLVTKCKNNDEEAKEKLAEEFRTLIYNISKRTFIDGYNAHDIMQECYQSLFKSVYMYNLEKHRFVAYATNAIKNNMSDLIKRIKTRRSTEGSDALSLHDNFESNLPSEEISTEVSLCEMCDYEDLKLALKNLNEDELELIDFVFYKNYTVKEYAYFKNMCYSTAILKKNTILKKILNNISHYYEGIKA is encoded by the coding sequence ATGGATTTTAATTATATTGAAGTTTTAGTTACCAAGTGCAAGAATAATGATGAAGAAGCAAAAGAAAAATTAGCTGAAGAATTTAGGACTTTAATTTATAATATTTCTAAAAGAACTTTCATTGATGGATATAACGCACATGATATTATGCAGGAATGTTACCAATCACTTTTTAAATCTGTTTACATGTACAATTTAGAAAAGCATAGATTCGTTGCCTATGCTACTAATGCCATAAAAAATAATATGAGTGATTTAATCAAAAGAATTAAAACTAGAAGATCCACAGAAGGTAGTGATGCATTAAGTTTACATGATAATTTTGAAAGTAATCTTCCTTCAGAAGAAATCTCCACTGAAGTATCATTATGTGAAATGTGTGATTATGAAGATTTAAAATTAGCCCTTAAGAATTTAAATGAAGATGAACTTGAACTTATAGATTTTGTATTCTATAAAAATTACACTGTAAAAGAATATGCTTATTTTAAAAATATGTGCTACTCTACTGCTATCCTAAAAAAGAACACTATTCTAAAGAAAATATTAAACAATATATCTCATTATTATGAAGGCATCAAAGCGTAA
- a CDS encoding excisionase, translating into MEELLKEILVELRKNSEKENAGDKLTYTLKECSYISGIGLNTLQEEISKQNSDFPFFKIGKKVMVDKKLFHQWLENISMVHQELRK; encoded by the coding sequence ATGGAGGAATTATTAAAAGAAATTTTAGTTGAATTAAGAAAAAATAGTGAAAAAGAGAATGCTGGAGATAAACTTACTTATACCCTTAAAGAGTGTTCTTATATATCAGGTATTGGTCTCAATACGTTACAAGAAGAGATTTCAAAGCAGAATTCAGATTTTCCATTCTTTAAAATAGGAAAGAAGGTGATGGTAGATAAAAAACTATTTCATCAATGGCTTGAAAATATTTCTATGGTTCACCAAGAATTAAGAAAATAG
- a CDS encoding N-acetylmuramoyl-L-alanine amidase yields MNNFIIAVGHTASGNIGCGVVDRLDESKCTREIGALVAQYLQEKGHGVNLLRIDKSNSYNCEDCYERANQANEIAKTKDIKLYVEIHINAGGGSGPEVLVFGKSEAANQYAAKVCNELSSALNLPNRGVKTRNLIVLNETIMPAILIECLFADSDDADKYDPEVIARAIINGLVSANNPSDGEWKAGWNKNDVGWWYCTDIENKYYYTSQNGWQEIEGEWYIFDDRGYALQNCWYHDKNNNIWYYLDENCKMVMGSKEKPLWKWINGKCYAFDQEGRMYCNCVTTDGYKVDENGVCIN; encoded by the coding sequence ATGAACAATTTTATAATAGCTGTAGGTCATACTGCAAGTGGTAATATTGGATGTGGAGTTGTTGATAGGCTTGATGAGAGTAAGTGCACTAGAGAGATTGGAGCTTTAGTTGCACAGTATTTACAGGAGAAAGGCCACGGTGTTAACTTACTTAGGATTGATAAGAGCAATAGCTATAACTGTGAAGATTGTTATGAAAGAGCAAATCAAGCTAATGAAATAGCAAAGACAAAAGATATAAAACTTTATGTTGAGATTCATATTAATGCAGGAGGAGGTAGTGGCCCTGAAGTATTAGTATTTGGAAAATCAGAAGCAGCTAATCAATATGCTGCTAAAGTATGCAATGAATTATCAAGTGCTCTGAATTTACCTAATAGGGGAGTAAAAACAAGAAACTTAATTGTTCTTAATGAAACTATTATGCCTGCAATTTTAATAGAATGTCTATTTGCTGATAGTGATGATGCAGATAAATATGACCCTGAAGTTATTGCAAGAGCTATTATTAATGGGTTAGTTAGCGCTAATAATCCTAGTGATGGTGAGTGGAAGGCAGGATGGAACAAAAATGATGTGGGATGGTGGTATTGCACAGATATAGAAAATAAATACTATTATACATCTCAAAATGGCTGGCAAGAGATTGAGGGGGAGTGGTATATATTTGATGATAGGGGCTATGCTTTGCAGAATTGCTGGTATCATGATAAAAACAATAATATCTGGTATTACTTAGATGAAAATTGCAAGATGGTTATGGGAAGTAAAGAAAAGCCTTTGTGGAAGTGGATTAATGGGAAATGTTATGCTTTTGATCAAGAGGGAAGGATGTATTGTAATTGCGTTACTACTGATGGATATAAAGTTGATGAAAATGGAGTGTGTATAAATTAG
- a CDS encoding winged helix-turn-helix transcriptional regulator, giving the protein MTDQQGNKIIYYKDECHIIDALEIIGGKWRLPILFVIYRTKSIRYNELKRNLPGITNIMLTRSLQSLEEHGLVKRKEFNKIPPHVEYSLTDICKYLEPAYEVLNELGKKLSEQHPDKI; this is encoded by the coding sequence ATGACAGATCAACAAGGAAACAAGATAATTTATTACAAAGACGAATGTCACATTATTGACGCTCTTGAAATCATTGGAGGAAAGTGGAGACTGCCTATTTTGTTCGTTATATACCGTACAAAAAGCATTAGATATAATGAACTTAAGCGAAATCTACCTGGAATAACTAATATTATGCTAACCCGTTCCTTGCAGTCTTTGGAAGAACATGGTCTTGTGAAAAGAAAGGAATTTAATAAAATTCCTCCTCATGTGGAATATTCTTTGACGGATATTTGTAAATATTTAGAGCCTGCTTATGAAGTTTTAAATGAGCTGGGTAAAAAATTATCAGAGCAACATCCTGATAAGATATAG
- a CDS encoding AbrB/MazE/SpoVT family DNA-binding domain-containing protein, translating into MKASGIVRNLDNLGRVVIPKEIRKVLGINEGDSIEITKVNNDIVLRKYSKGCIFCGSDKDISEFNNVLVCSGCRKILGQN; encoded by the coding sequence ATGAAAGCATCAGGGATAGTAAGAAATCTTGATAATTTAGGGAGAGTTGTAATACCAAAGGAAATAAGAAAGGTATTAGGAATTAATGAAGGGGATTCAATCGAAATAACTAAGGTTAATAATGATATAGTTTTGAGGAAATACAGTAAAGGATGCATCTTTTGTGGAAGTGATAAAGATATAAGTGAATTTAATAATGTGCTTGTTTGTAGTGGCTGCAGAAAGATTTTAGGACAGAATTAG
- a CDS encoding DUF739 family protein, whose translation MILINELKGKMRAKGYTQEKLARELGMSPKTLGNKLNKGIFGSNEIDKMIKLLDIKNPIEIFFYE comes from the coding sequence ATGATATTAATTAATGAGTTAAAAGGAAAGATGAGAGCAAAGGGATATACTCAGGAAAAGCTGGCAAGGGAATTAGGAATGTCTCCAAAAACTTTAGGTAATAAACTTAATAAAGGCATATTTGGTTCTAATGAAATCGATAAGATGATAAAACTATTAGATATAAAGAATCCAATAGAGATATTTTTTTATGAATAA
- a CDS encoding YvrJ family protein gives MEVNQLMDLIVNNGFPVAVSAYLLIRLEKQIVSLSSSINKLNTIISAKLGVAIDTESSTDDSHKVA, from the coding sequence ATGGAAGTAAATCAATTAATGGATCTTATTGTTAATAATGGCTTTCCCGTGGCAGTGTCTGCATATTTGCTAATTCGCTTAGAGAAACAAATTGTTAGTTTATCAAGTTCAATTAATAAGTTAAATACCATAATATCAGCTAAACTTGGAGTGGCTATCGATACAGAGAGTTCTACTGATGATTCTCATAAAGTGGCATGA
- a CDS encoding ATP-binding protein, which translates to MQPLAVACECRKIEKLKSEWKYSGINVEQSKLTFSSFEIWNEASSKIKDTAAAYCTEFDEIRNNRRNSILLCGQVGSGKTHCSIAVALNFLKQRIKVVYMPYRDVITKIKQNMIDEEYYTRTISKYQLCEVLLIDDLFKGKVNETDVNIMFEIINYRYLNFLPIIVSSEFSIDRLLAFDEGVASRIYEMSKDYVVEIEKDIRNNYRLK; encoded by the coding sequence ATGCAACCTCTTGCTGTAGCTTGTGAATGCAGGAAAATAGAAAAGCTAAAAAGTGAATGGAAGTATTCAGGAATCAATGTTGAGCAAAGTAAACTTACTTTCTCTAGTTTTGAAATTTGGAATGAAGCGTCAAGCAAAATTAAGGATACTGCTGCAGCTTATTGTACTGAGTTTGATGAAATTAGAAACAATAGGCGCAATAGCATTTTATTATGCGGACAGGTTGGCAGCGGTAAAACGCACTGCAGCATTGCTGTTGCATTAAACTTTTTAAAACAAAGAATTAAAGTAGTGTACATGCCTTATCGTGATGTGATCACAAAGATAAAACAAAACATGATTGATGAAGAATATTATACTAGGACAATTTCAAAGTATCAATTATGCGAGGTCCTTTTGATTGATGACCTCTTTAAAGGAAAGGTCAATGAAACCGACGTGAATATTATGTTTGAAATCATTAATTATAGGTACCTTAATTTTCTGCCTATAATAGTCAGCAGCGAATTTTCTATTGATAGATTATTAGCATTTGATGAAGGGGTAGCTTCAAGAATATATGAAATGTCAAAAGATTATGTAGTAGAAATTGAGAAGGATATTAGGAATAATTATAGGCTTAAGTAA
- a CDS encoding helix-turn-helix domain-containing protein, which translates to MGLKENIKNRRLELNLTLEDVSKRLSISKPTLQRYESGVISNIPSDKIEKLAAILETTPSILMGWDENKIKTHLQLSEELECLLKKYNSLDHLGKHTVNTVLEMEFNRCSQLNNQDKSF; encoded by the coding sequence ATGGGTTTGAAAGAAAATATCAAAAATAGACGATTAGAATTGAATCTCACATTAGAAGATGTTTCTAAAAGATTATCTATTAGTAAGCCAACACTTCAAAGATATGAAAGTGGCGTAATCTCTAATATACCTTCTGACAAAATCGAAAAACTTGCAGCAATATTAGAAACAACTCCATCTATTTTAATGGGATGGGATGAAAACAAAATAAAAACACATTTACAACTATCAGAAGAATTAGAATGTTTATTAAAAAAATATAATTCTTTAGATCATCTAGGTAAACATACGGTAAACACAGTATTAGAAATGGAATTTAATCGTTGTTCACAACTTAATAATCAGGATAAAAGCTTTTAA
- a CDS encoding winged helix-turn-helix transcriptional regulator — translation MKKELPSCSVETTLLLIGGKWKVLILRDLINGTKRFGELKKSINSISQKVLTQQLREMEEDGLVERTVYAEVPPRVEYSLTEDGMSLKPVLNSMLAWGKQYKERINANL, via the coding sequence ATGAAAAAAGAATTACCCTCTTGTTCCGTTGAAACAACATTATTACTTATAGGCGGGAAGTGGAAAGTGTTAATATTAAGAGACCTTATTAATGGAACTAAAAGATTTGGAGAGTTGAAGAAATCAATAAATTCTATAAGTCAAAAGGTGCTTACACAGCAGCTAAGAGAAATGGAAGAAGATGGGCTTGTAGAAAGGACTGTATATGCTGAAGTACCGCCGAGAGTCGAATATTCACTTACTGAAGATGGAATGAGCCTAAAGCCTGTACTAAATTCTATGTTGGCATGGGGAAAGCAATATAAAGAGAGGATAAATGCTAATCTATAA
- a CDS encoding DUF6710 family protein, whose protein sequence is MRFKNFIFKSKTVKEIERGSKDVPKLSAKDNFDNIINFAKEILESNVSKDAKQHPVFDVIRILGRGLQTDYMKYLLYIDGDEDNSVPNLSWSSVGFEERACIYNNQGKYLKMYDLKKEVKCKKKINLSTDLILPWPWHKRRLIRNLIDIGEGRKKNKWKQDFSNHFVEVWLPMGIAWVNGGNHSITMGIVQGGELEPKYYYDISEVYKYVYCDGENFIRTEGNKVIAKVTNVEFAAIFEIGRLLVEKGLSFID, encoded by the coding sequence ATGAGATTTAAAAATTTCATTTTTAAAAGTAAGACAGTTAAAGAGATAGAAAGAGGATCTAAAGACGTACCAAAATTATCTGCAAAAGATAACTTTGATAATATCATTAATTTTGCAAAAGAAATATTAGAGTCTAACGTCAGTAAAGATGCAAAACAACATCCAGTATTTGATGTAATAAGGATTTTGGGTAGAGGATTACAAACGGACTATATGAAATATTTATTATATATAGATGGAGATGAGGATAATAGTGTCCCTAATTTAAGCTGGAGTAGTGTAGGTTTTGAGGAAAGGGCATGTATATATAATAACCAGGGCAAATATCTTAAGATGTATGATTTAAAAAAAGAGGTAAAATGCAAAAAGAAAATAAATCTAAGCACTGATTTAATACTACCATGGCCATGGCATAAGAGAAGATTGATAAGAAATCTTATTGATATAGGCGAAGGTAGAAAGAAAAATAAATGGAAACAAGATTTCAGTAATCACTTTGTTGAAGTATGGCTTCCAATGGGAATAGCTTGGGTTAATGGAGGAAATCACTCTATTACTATGGGGATAGTACAAGGTGGCGAATTGGAACCAAAATATTATTATGATATCAGTGAGGTATATAAATATGTATACTGTGATGGAGAAAATTTTATTAGGACTGAAGGCAATAAAGTTATAGCTAAAGTTACTAATGTCGAGTTTGCTGCTATTTTTGAAATAGGAAGGCTGCTAGTAGAAAAAGGATTGTCTTTTATTGATTAG
- a CDS encoding YbhB/YbcL family Raf kinase inhibitor-like protein — protein sequence MKLFIKGFCSVAVLIVAFVFYKRMNAYDYVKAQSNLDVTSRAFEDGGMIPPKYTGKGEDISPPMKLKAIDEKAKTIAIIMDDLDHSLGMYNHWAIWNIPASFSDIPEDISKEEIVKSLGNAVQGKSDYGGKHYYRGPNPPFGTHQYIFKVYVLDITLNLNESSGKAELQMAMEGHILQYGTLTGYFGGKYKKS from the coding sequence ATGAAATTATTTATTAAAGGTTTTTGCTCTGTTGCAGTACTCATAGTTGCTTTTGTTTTCTATAAGAGAATGAATGCTTATGATTATGTTAAGGCTCAATCTAATTTGGATGTAACTAGTAGAGCATTTGAAGATGGAGGTATGATTCCCCCAAAATATACTGGTAAGGGTGAAGATATTTCTCCACCTATGAAACTGAAAGCAATTGATGAAAAGGCAAAAACAATTGCTATTATAATGGATGATCTAGACCATTCATTAGGCATGTATAATCATTGGGCAATCTGGAATATACCTGCTAGTTTTAGTGATATTCCAGAGGATATATCAAAAGAAGAGATTGTAAAATCATTAGGAAATGCAGTTCAAGGTAAGAGTGACTATGGCGGTAAACATTATTATAGGGGACCAAACCCTCCTTTTGGTACACACCAATATATATTTAAAGTATATGTTTTAGACATTACTCTCAACTTAAACGAAAGTTCCGGCAAAGCAGAGTTACAGATGGCAATGGAAGGACATATTTTGCAGTATGGAACATTGACTGGTTATTTTGGAGGAAAGTATAAAAAATCCTAG
- a CDS encoding IS3 family transposase produces the protein MDNRSREGFWGILKSEIYYPKKFNTFDDLKKAIDEYIEFYKTRRLQNKLKGMALLEYQNYTLVA, from the coding sequence ATAGATAATCGTTCAAGGGAAGGCTTTTGGGGCATTCTAAAATCTGAAATATACTATCCAAAAAAATTTAATACATTTGATGATCTTAAAAAAGCTATTGATGAATATATAGAATTTTATAAGACAAGAAGGCTACAAAATAAGCTAAAAGGTATGGCTCTACTAGAATATCAAAATTATACCTTAGTAGCATAA
- a CDS encoding GNAT family N-acetyltransferase, translating into MLIIEHLADHKEYIDTVINWIWKEFGNENNYNFFESIIKNSLIKNRLPLTFIALEDNELVGTIGLWRSDLMSRQDLFPWLSALFVKKNFRGKRIGQELQNFLVEYCREVGFTELFLYTDICDYYEKTGWEYIEDGVEYSGEYIKIYKKEMSK; encoded by the coding sequence ATGCTAATTATAGAACATTTAGCAGACCATAAAGAATACATTGATACTGTGATAAATTGGATTTGGAAGGAATTTGGAAACGAAAATAATTATAATTTTTTTGAAAGTATAATAAAAAACAGTTTAATAAAAAATAGACTTCCATTAACATTTATTGCACTTGAAGATAATGAATTAGTTGGAACTATCGGCTTGTGGAGAAGTGATTTAATGAGTAGACAAGACCTTTTTCCTTGGTTGTCAGCATTGTTTGTTAAAAAAAATTTCAGAGGAAAAAGGATTGGGCAAGAATTACAGAATTTTTTGGTTGAGTATTGCAGAGAAGTAGGTTTTACAGAACTATTTCTTTATACCGATATTTGTGACTATTATGAAAAGACTGGATGGGAATATATTGAAGATGGTGTTGAATATTCAGGAGAATATATAAAAATATATAAGAAAGAAATGAGCAAGTAA
- a CDS encoding phage replisome organizer N-terminal domain-containing protein, whose protein sequence is MADIKWIKLATNMHDDEKMKLIDAMPNRDTIHYVWIRILLLGGKLNANGKVFLSEGKPLTAKMLAVLFSRPLEDIKIALKVLSNFGMIEIASDKVIRIVNWDKHQNIEGMERVREQNRKRVENHREKKKEEKNAAKNNKEETQEDKVLEEFIDLEENQDMDESVELEKTNELERKKDYSKNSTIEENKALGKNDILENLETNEEACGNTYINDKTNITTSEAGNNSTVEIIDNNEDISNNILETDDNNCIVTKNNSNVTQNKCNVTVTQQNKKEMENKKKNKKEKKEIDKDKNIEGKKNTGFDIKNKGSACDEDVSQPNLFKKHNNTKSESGEEEDINLKVLELMHYHEKITGKPGGCDYVALRSAIDIHGEKMVKMAMDVGFEKNCPDIKYAIGVLKNWRRDGYPEDHMEVKKNGVRSNGKSNTADKNEFAGFKPKEPRKLTEAERKRIEANLI, encoded by the coding sequence ATGGCAGATATCAAATGGATTAAATTAGCTACTAATATGCATGATGATGAAAAGATGAAGTTAATAGATGCAATGCCTAACAGGGATACAATTCATTATGTTTGGATAAGAATACTTTTACTTGGTGGAAAACTTAATGCTAATGGAAAGGTTTTCTTATCAGAAGGGAAACCTCTCACTGCCAAAATGTTGGCTGTATTATTTTCTAGGCCTTTAGAGGATATTAAGATTGCATTAAAAGTATTATCTAACTTTGGCATGATTGAAATAGCTTCTGATAAAGTAATTAGAATTGTGAACTGGGATAAGCATCAGAACATAGAGGGAATGGAAAGGGTTCGTGAACAAAACAGAAAAAGAGTTGAAAATCATAGAGAAAAGAAGAAAGAAGAGAAGAATGCAGCTAAAAATAATAAGGAAGAAACTCAGGAAGATAAAGTCTTAGAAGAATTTATAGATTTAGAAGAAAATCAAGATATGGATGAAAGTGTAGAATTAGAAAAAACTAATGAATTAGAACGAAAGAAAGATTACTCTAAGAATTCTACTATAGAAGAAAACAAAGCTCTAGGTAAAAATGATATATTAGAAAATTTGGAAACTAATGAAGAGGCTTGTGGAAATACGTATATTAATGATAAAACTAATATTACTACTAGCGAAGCAGGTAATAATAGTACTGTAGAAATTATTGATAATAATGAAGATATCAGTAATAACATTTTAGAAACTGATGATAATAATTGTATTGTTACTAAAAATAATAGTAACGTTACTCAAAATAAATGTAACGTTACAGTAACGCAGCAGAATAAGAAAGAGATGGAGAATAAGAAGAAGAATAAGAAAGAGAAAAAAGAGATAGATAAAGATAAAAACATAGAGGGTAAAAAGAATACTGGTTTTGATATAAAGAATAAAGGCTCAGCTTGTGATGAGGACGTTAGTCAGCCGAATCTATTTAAGAAACACAATAATACTAAAAGTGAATCAGGGGAAGAGGAGGACATAAATCTTAAAGTTTTAGAGCTTATGCATTATCATGAAAAAATAACAGGGAAGCCAGGAGGATGCGACTATGTTGCTCTTAGATCAGCTATTGATATCCATGGAGAAAAAATGGTTAAGATGGCCATGGATGTTGGGTTTGAAAAGAATTGTCCTGACATAAAGTATGCAATTGGGGTATTAAAAAACTGGAGGAGAGATGGGTATCCAGAAGATCATATGGAGGTAAAGAAAAATGGGGTTAGAAGCAATGGAAAGAGTAACACAGCAGATAAAAATGAATTTGCAGGATTCAAGCCAAAGGAACCACGAAAGCTTACAGAAGCTGAAAGAAAGAGGATTGAAGCAAACCTCATATAG